The Solanum lycopersicum chromosome 2, SLM_r2.1 DNA window AATATTTAGTGACATTTCAGTAATCAGTACGACCACTAATGAGAATGGTTACACTAAGCCACTAAAGACCGCATCTACATTTTCAACACATAGAGACACTACATTTTATAAACTCAATTGATTAGCCTGTGACCTCTTGGTGCATCTTTGACAATCTCTCTAAAACAATCTGATTCAAGTTCTCACTAGATCAATTTGCAAAAGCTCTTTCTGGACTAATTCTACTAAGCAAATTTCTAATACTCCCtgaatttcaatttgtttgtcctaCTTTCTTTGTTagtctatttaaaaaagaatgtctttTTCATGTTATGACAACTCTTTTAGTTGTAACTATTCACATGTTCAAGACAacaagaccacaagattaaaggatgTTATGGAATTCTACctatctttagtttaagaccACACAAACGTCTTCTTTACTTTCTACAACTTCATGCCAAGTCAAAAccaaacaaataaattgaaaaattgtaGGAGCCATACTTTTACCTTTTTAATCtgtaatttaacttatttacCTCTAGGTGTAAGTTTGCGACAAATCTACTAAGTGcccgtttggattgacttattttaagtatttttaagccaaaatatttttaaagcacTTTTGTAGTATGTGTAAAACAAAAAAGTGCTATTAAGTGGTACATGCAGTGTGGCAAAAATAGTATGACTTTTGGCTTATAAGCTAAAAGCCCAGAGCcaatccaaacaggctctaaacatatttctaacATAACTTTTACCTCATTGAGTTCTAAGTTATCATTAACCTTTATGTATCAAAAAGAGAGTGATACCCGATTTTCTAGATTTGCCACACTGCATGCACCACTTACACATTCTACAATTCCAACAAGCAAAACTTAAAGACAGCATGCAAAAATTCTTTACCTGCATCCTCTCAGAGGACATCAACTGATGAATTAATTCAGGATTTGGCATCATATCCCCAGGATGAGAGTTGGGGTCGAGCTCCATAATCTAACCACCAAGATACTCAAGAAATGAGAAGCTTGACAAGAAATTCTCCAtcacaaacaacaaaaaaaagaaaaccaggagaaaaaagaataaaacctTAAACTCGATGACTGTTTGTAAGCTTTAAtacaaagtaaataaataaatacctgGTTTATGTGTTGCATTATCTGCGAGATGGATGGGTATCCTATTAACTGATTTTCAAAAGAGGCGTCAGGTATGCCACCTAGCATTCGCTGCAAATCTGCTATGTCATCCAAACCACCAGGAGAGGGTCCCCAAATATTCCTAGAAGCATTTGATCTGGGAGCGGTATTCATTTGGGCACCTCCAACtgcaaaaaaagagaaaaaagacaaTACCCCGCTTATCAAAAGTAGCTGAAAAAGGGGGAAGGGGAGGGAGGGAAGCAAGATAATGAATGCTACATACATAAGACATTAGCTTATATagttaaaagtataaaattgtttttaagaaatcttgacaaaattatgctaaactttgaaatatttttaccagagaaaaacaaagaaaaaaagtagCTACAGAGAACAGGTGTTCAAATGTTCAAGTTCTAAGCacaaattgcataagtatgatGACTCGATGGCACCCAAGCAGTGAAGATGCATGAAAGCATCTCCAGAACGAGAAATAGGAAAGagataaaaagtttcttttaatATGCAGAAGACCCTGGTGAACAAGATAGGAGATGAAGTAACAAGGTTAAATCTAGCGGCAAATAGAATTAGATCCACAAACTTGCTAGAAACTTACAGTCAGCCGATGCCCAAGGATCCGACAGTGGGTTCGAGTTTGGAGCAGGAGGATTAGCAGTTGTGTCAGAACCAGTAGCTGGAGGGTTAGTTGACCGGTTTCTGCCTTGTTCCTGGGCTCCCAAAAAAGCCACGAACGGGTTTGTCCCTAAATCATTTCTTGTATCTCCAGCCATGCTTGTTGCATTCAGAAATGGCTCTTGGACATTCTCATACATGTTCCTTAGCATGTTAAATTCCTCAGGAGACGATTCAGTGTGGCTCAATGACCATTGAATAGTTCTTATCGTCTCATGCATGAGTTCATTACGTGCAGCCTCCCATGTCTGGAGAAATATAGCAGGGTCATTGAATATGTGTGGGAGCTCAGGATTAAGATTCACATACTCTCGCATTTGAGGACTGTTCACGATAAAGTTGCAGATGATTTCTGGGTCATTCACTAGATCCTGAACTAGAGGCATATTCCATTTCTCTCTCATCATGTTGGAGTCATGTTGCGGGACCTgctcaaaatctggaagtccAGCTCCAAACGAAGCACCTCTACTTCCAAGTCCAGAAAAGAGTGGACCTCCACTGACTCTGACAAACAGCCCCCCTGTAGTGGGAATAACAACCCTGGGAGCATCCTGATTAGCATTTGGATTTACAACATTGGTTGCACTAGCAGAAGCAGCTGCGACAGAACCTCGAATAAGATGAACTGTGTGGTCTGCCTCCAGACCTGCTCGccacaaatattaaaattaaatttactatgaTTCTTATTCTGACAGCTAATAACAAGCAACAAGAGAGCAGATAAAATAGAAGCTCCATGCATCTTGATAGTATAAGATTCCAAAGCTCAATGCAGAATGTTATGTGGTTATAAGTAATCAATCATGAATCAGATCAACATAATTGGCATTAAGTAGCATCATGTTAAAGACAAGAGAATACATGCTAAATCAAATCTACGTAGTAAAATGGAAACTGAACTGCAACAAATATGCAGATTCCCTGCTATTGCAGATCCACGTACACAGCTTCATACTCtaataaaagcaaaataaacCCCAATACCACTGCATCATTCCTCTATATTACTTTTTTCCACTTATTGACCTTTTCCTATTTCTTATCCCAAGACAAAACATGCCAGATTAGGGAGTATATTGTAACAAATAAGAAAGACTTTAAATCTATTAGAATCGAAATTTGGTCCTAATGCATTAACACACAACTTATCGATTATTTCCATCTATTCTGGAAAGAACACAAATAAAGAGGTTAAATTTGCACACAGATATTAAATTTGCACTTCTAAATCGAGAAATTAAGGAATATTTTGTCAACGTAATCCTACCTATCAAGATGGAGCGAATGAGCTCATGACGTCAAGTATTGTACGTAGGAGTCAAATGTAGGCTTTCAAAAATTACTACTCCCTTCAATTTCAGGATATTTCCTTCACAACCATCAAAGAAGATACTTCTACATTCTAAGAATATCCACAATCTCAACACCCACTAATAGTTccaataaattattttccaaaaccAGATTCTCCTCCATTTCAGGAAACAACTTATATAtgcattatttctttttcttgttaaaaCAGTTCTCAATGCATTATTTtccacaatgaacaaataattcaaattactcCTCCGAACAGGAAAATGCATTAGCATACAATCCCAAGCCAACCGAAGTACAGTTCTCTACATTCAGAACTGTATGAGGGTCGATTATTTTTtaaggtgattttttttataatggactgattttcttcaaaaagtaatattttttttatattatttattttcgtaTAATAACATTCTACCTATAACATAAAATAGAAttcattataacaatatattttttgtaaaatcacAGGTTGGAATGATTTggtatttcattaaaaataattaaacctaATATgttgatttatcaaaattataaaccAAAATACACTAAGATAAAATTGTTTcttctatttcaattttaattaattagttctttcgattttcttaaaattacacAATGATTGAAAAAgagatcaaatatatttttacttttatctaGGTCATAGGTTTGGAACTTGTAAATTATAAATGTTAACTAAATGTGAAGTCCACTACTCGAGGCTAGAAGGGCAGAATCTTTTCTACCTATTGCATATAAATAGGCTGAGATGACGAAGTGGATGCGCCTTGATTTCCTCAAATTCCTTACTTAATGCCGCAATGGAGTCTTCACCCCCGCCTTTACAAGAGAAAGTCATCATATTGTATTTGATTTTCATGTGTTTAGCTAACCATCTTCAAATTGAGCGGTTAATTTTACAtgagtacaaaatatttttattgaaatatcaatatattcagTCTGATAAGATTCAAGGCTATAGTTATTTGGATGCAAATTAAGATATTTACAAagtaaattgataaaattttcgACCTAATGTAACTGTGACTTCTGTTCgactacaaaataaaaaaattcataaatatttacaagtccaaatcaaataatatataaacattg harbors:
- the LOC109119473 gene encoding ubiquitin domain-containing protein DSK2b-like, whose amino-acid sequence is MHGASILSALLLLVISCLEADHTVHLIRGSVAAASASATNVVNPNANQDAPRVVIPTTGGLFVRVSGGPLFSGLGSRGASFGAGLPDFEQVPQHDSNMMREKWNMPLVQDLVNDPEIICNFIVNSPQMREYVNLNPELPHIFNDPAIFLQTWEAARNELMHETIRTIQWSLSHTESSPEEFNMLRNMYENVQEPFLNATSMAGDTRNDLGTNPFVAFLGAQEQGRNRSTNPPATGSDTTANPPAPNSNPLSDPWASADFGGAQMNTAPRSNASRNIWGPSPGGLDDIADLQRMLGGIPDASFENQLIGYPSISQIMQHINQIMELDPNSHPGDMMPNPELIHQLMSSERMQNV